The genomic segment GATAGCGCAGTCGCTCTTGCTTCTTTGTCAGCGTCATGTCCTGCTTTTTGGGTTTCTTCGCCATATAGACCTCGATGGATATGTCGGCATTCAGCAAGGCCTCCCGCGGCGCGCCGTGGGAGGCCTTGGGGTTCCGGAATTATGAACGCATGTGTTCGTCGGTGAAGGGCAGGAGCGCCAGGTGGCGTGCGCGCTTGATGGCGACGGCCAGGCGGCGCTGATGCTTGGCGCAGGTGCCGGTTTTGCGCCGGCTGAGGATCTTGGCCCGGTCGGAGATGAAGCGGTAGAGCAGGTCCACGTTTTTGTAATCAATGTAGTCCATGTGCTCGGCGCAGAAGAGGCACACCTTGCGCCGGTGGGTGAAGCGCCGGCGGGGACGTTCCTGGCGCGGGCGCGGTTCTGGCGCTTCTTCCTGCTCCTCCTCCTCATCCACGATGTCCAGATCTTCGACTTCCTGAGCCTTCGGCTTATCCACGGCGGGTTTGGCGCCGGGGCGTGCGGTTTTTTCACGTTCTTCTGCCAAGGTTATCCCTCCTTACGTGCAAAGGGTGATTGTTGGGTTATGGATGTTCGTCCAGCACTACCATTTCCCTGGCGACGAGTTCGGTGCGCCAGTGAGGCTGGTCCAACTGATTTTTCCAGGCGTAGGTGTGGAGGTAGCCCTCCACATACACTCGCCGGCCTCGGGACAGCCACTGCCGGCATATC from the Anaerolineae bacterium genome contains:
- a CDS encoding 30S ribosomal protein S18, whose translation is MDKPKAQEVEDLDIVDEEEEQEEAPEPRPRQERPRRRFTHRRKVCLFCAEHMDYIDYKNVDLLYRFISDRAKILSRRKTGTCAKHQRRLAVAIKRARHLALLPFTDEHMRS